A region of Cucumis melo cultivar AY chromosome 2, USDA_Cmelo_AY_1.0, whole genome shotgun sequence DNA encodes the following proteins:
- the LOC107991080 gene encoding uncharacterized mitochondrial protein AtMg00810-like, which translates to MVSGPLLSAFQGEPFHDVHLYRSVVGALQYATLTHPEISYSVNKACQFMHTPKHTHWQLVKRILRYLKGVLYHGLWFRKSDNMSLFGFADADWASDPDDRKSTSGFCVYFGNNLVSWVPRNNLLFPDLVLKLNNVALLFWQPNWYGFFLF; encoded by the coding sequence ATGGTAAGTGGTCCTTTACTTTCTGCTTTTCAAGGGGAACCATTTCATGATGTGCATCTGTATAGAAGTGTTGTTGGTGCATTACAGTATGCCACACTTACTCATCCTGAGATATCCTATAGTGTCAATAAAGCTTGTCAATTTATGCATACTCCAAAACATACACATTGGCAACTTGTGAAGAGAATTCTAAGATATCTTAAAGGTGTACTATATCATGGTTTATGGTTTCGTAAGTCTGATAATATGTCCTTATTTGGTTTTGCTGATGCGGATTGGGCTTCTGATCCAGATGATAGGAAGTCTACTTCTGGTTTCTGTGTTTATTTTGGAAATAACTTAGTATCTTGGGTTCCAAGAAACAATCTATTATTTCCAGATCTAGTACTGAAGCTGAATAATGTTGCCTTGCTCTTTTGGCAACCGAACTGGTATggattttttctcttttga